The Streptosporangiales bacterium genome segment TCACGGCAGCGGTGGCCCTCGCCGTCTCGGGGTTCGCGCTGCAGGCACCCCCGAGCGTCAGCGCGCAGACGACGGCTCCGTGGGACGGCAACCCCCTCTCGGCCGGGCTCGGACCCACGTACGGCGAGGAATGGTGCGAGCCACCGGCCGCCGGGTCGAGCATCGCGGACCAGCAGGGTCCGCCCCTCGCCCTCATGCCCGGCGCCGCCGTCAGGTGCACACTGGACCGGTTCACGACGGAGGCACGCCGGGCCGGCGTCCCGGACCGGATGTCGTACTCGGTCATCGGGAGGTCCGTCCAGGACCGCGACCTGTACGGCGTCGTGGTCAACGCCAGCGAGACGCCGCAGCAGCGACGCGACTACCGGCGCTGGGTCCAGCTGCGCTCGGTCATGACGACCGACCCGAAGCGTGCGCAGTCGCTGCTCGCCGACTGGGGCCCTGACGTCAAGATCCCGATCGTCGTCGAGGCCAACATCCACGGGAACGAGGAGGAGGGCACCGACGCGGCGATGCAGGTGATCCGCGACCTCGTGACGACACCGCGCGGCACCGACCCGATGGTCGACACCCTCCTCGACCACGCGTTCCTCGTCGTGCACCCCACGATCAATCCGGACGGCCGGTACGCCGGCACGCGCGCGAACGCCAACGGCTTCGACATGAACCGGGATCTCCTCGTACAGGGGCAGCCGGAGATACGCGCGAGCATCACGAACATGCTGAAGTGGCTGCCACCCGTCGGGCTCACCATGCACGGGTACACGAACATGATCCAGTCGATGACCAAGCCACACAACCCGGGCTACGAGTACGACCTCATCCTCAAGTGGAACCAGCGGCGGGTCGACGAGAACGACAAGGACCTCACCGCGATCGGCATGGACGTCATCCGTCAGGTCAACGACTGGAACGCGAACGCCGAGTCCGAGCCGCCGCCGGTCGGGCCCGCCTACGCCGAGGGTTGGGACGACTGGGGGCCGTTCTACACCGCGGGCCACGCGTCCACCTGGGCCGTCGACATCCAGACCGTGGAGATGTGCGACAGCGGTCCCGGTTGCGACGGGCGGTTCGGCTCGAAGCGCATGCAGTACGTGGCGTTCTACTCCTCCGCCCGGTTCTGGACCGCGCACCGCAACGCCCTGCTGAACGACCAGGTCGAGATGTTCCGCAGGGGTCTCGCCGACGCCGAGCGTGTCGACTGCTGTGACGACCCGCTCGTCGCCGACCGCGGCTTCACCGAGGCCGAGCACAACTGGACGGTCGAGTACCCCAAGGCCTACGTGATCCCGTTCGACCGCGCGCCGGCGGGACGCTCGCGCGGTCACGACGCCCAGCGAAGCGACGCCGAGGCCAACCGGCTGACCCGGTGGCTGCTCGACAACGGGGTCCGCGTCACCGAGACGACGAGGGACTTCGAGTGGGGCGACACGACGTTCCCCGCACGTTCCTACGTCGTGTGGATGGACCAGCCGCTACGCGGGCTGGCGCTCACCACGCTCGGCGCGGGCCAGGACATCTCGGACCGCATCGCGCGCCTCTACGCGCCGCCCGGCGCCTGGAGCCCCGGTCACATCTGGGGCGCGGACGTCGTCGAGATCCCCCGCGGGGACTCCACGTTCGACCCGCGCACCGTCCGCGTGTCCTCGACGAACCGGCTGACCGGCGGCGTCCGCGGCGGTGGTCACGCCGACTGGTACGCGGTGACACCGCGTGGACCGTCGGAGGTGCGCGCCGTCCTCGACGTACTGCGCGACGGCGTGGACGGCGGAGTGGCCGAGGAGGAGTTCACCAGCGCGAGCGCGGGGACCATGCCGGCCGGGTCGCTGATCTTCCCGAGTGGGCACAAGGCGGTCACGGCACTGCGGGCCGCGGGCATGAAAGCCGGCTTCTACTTCGAGCGCGGGAAGGGCAATAAGCCGGAGACGTCGAACCTGTCCGGCGTGCCGCGCATCGCGGTGCTCGTGGACAGCGCGGCCCCCGCCATGAATGACACGCTCTGGTCGCTGCAGCGGATCTTCGGCGACGACGCCGAGTTCGTGTCCGTCGCGGCCGGCGACGACTCGCTCCAGAACGCTCCGGACGACCCGCTGCGCGACTTCGACGTCGTCTACAACGCCGGCCAGAACTACCCGGCGGCGGAGAACGACACCGCCCGCACCCGGCTGCAGGCGTTCTTCGAGCGGGGCGGCGGGTACATCGGCACGAGCCAGTCGGCGAACAACTTCGCCTTCCTCAACAACGCCGACCCCGCGCTGATCGACGGAGCCCTGACGCAAGCAAGCCAGCCGGCCGGCGGCGGTATCGCCCGCTGGGCCAACACCGGGTCCGGCGGACCACTCACCGGGGGCTACCCGAGTGAGGACTTCCTCTACCTGCCGACGAACGTCACGTACTTCTCGTCGGTGCCGGCCGCCGCCACGGTCGACGGGCGCTACCTCGACGACACCACCGACATGTTCGTCGCCGGCCTGTGGCGCGACCGGCAGGAGGAGGCGGCGGGAGCGCCGGTGATCGCGCACGGGCAGACCACCGCAGGGAGCCGCTATGTCGCCTTCGCGACGAACCCGTTCTCCCGCGGCGACGCGGAGCGTGAGTGGACGCTGATGGGCCAGGCCGCCTTCTGGTCCGACCTGACCGACGAGTAGGGACGCGGGACGTACGCTTGTCGGGTGGATGAGCGCGACGTGCTACGCGACCTCGGTACGGCCATTCGGAGCTGGGCGGACGAGGGGGTCGGCGTCGTCCGGGTGCTCGACCGGCATGGGTTCGGCACGGTCGAGGCAGGGCAGCTGCTCGCCGGCACCGGCGGCGGCGATGTCGCCGGGCGCCTGTTGCGCGGCGCGGTCGACACCGTCGCGATCCCGCTGACCGCGTCCGCGGCCTCGGCACCGGGCACGACGCGCACCGACGTCACCGAGGACGCCGCCGTCGCCGCCGGCCTCGGGTGCGCCGGCCACGCCCACCTGCTCGCGCATCCCCTGCCACGCGACCGGGCGGCGGCACTGGGCGACGCCCTGGAGGCGGGGTATCCGGTGGCGCTCGCGAGCACCGTCGACGGCGGTCGACAGCTCGTCGTCTCGTGGACGCCGGGCGAGGAGCGCCACGGCACCCTCGGTGCGGCGGAGGTCGACGACGCGGCCTGCCAGGCCGCGGAACGCCTGCTGCGTCGCGGTGCCACCGCGACCGACCGGCTCACCGCCGCGGGCGTCGACGTGCTGCTCGACATCTGGGTCCCGGTGCCGACGGTCCTCGTGGTGGGCGCGGGAGCCATCGGTGATGCGCTGGTCGCGCAGGCGCACGTGCTCGGCTGGCACGCTCGCGTCGTGACGGCTCTCGCGGACGCCCGCGACGCCGTCGCCGCGTTCTCCCACGCCGACGTCCTGGTGCTGCTCGACCACTCACCCGACTTCGACGCCCTGCTGGTCGACGGCGTCGGTCACGGTCGCGGGTTCCTCGGCGCGCTCGGCTCGCGCACCACCCAGGCCACCCGCCGGGAACGCCTGCTCGCCACCGGGTTGACCGCCGACGACCTCACCGCGCTGCACGCCCCGGTCGGGCTCGACCTCGGCGCACGCTCCCCCGCCGAGACGGCGGTGTCCGTCGTCGCCGAGGTGATCGCGTCGCGATCGGGGCGCGCTGCCCGTCCGCTCGCCTCGACCGGCGGCCAGATCGGCAGCTGACCCGGACCATCCCGCTGTGTCACCGGCACCTCGATGTCGCCATGACAGCAGCGAGGTGCCCTTCACACGAGGCTCGCGCCGCCTCCTTCGCCAGCTTCGAGGAAGGCAAGGATCGCGGTGGTGACCTCGGCGGGGTACTGCGCATGAGCGTAGTGGCCCGCGCCCTCGATCATCTCGAGCGAGCCGAGACCTTCGGGCATGCCCGCCACGACGGCCGCACCCTCGGCCCCGGGGTCGGCCCAGTCGGGGTCGAGCGTGCCCTCGATGACCAGAGCGGGGCACACGATGTCGGCGAGCTCGGCACCGGCATCGGTGGGCGCGGACATGCCCATCCTGCTGACGACGGCCATCCGGCCCGGCCTGCGCAGGTCAACGTCGAGAGCGGCGACATGGTCGGCGAAACCGGTGGGCTTCGTCCCCGGGTAGGCATGGTCGAGGTAGCGCTTCCACAGTCCGAGGCTGCGCAGCACGCCGGTACCCATGAGCAGGGCCATGCCCTTCCGGTAGCGGGCGTTGGACACCAGAGCACCCAGCTCGATCTTCTGCGGGCGGGTGAAGGGGCTGATCTCGACGATGGCGGTGACGAGCTCGGGTCTCCGCGCCGCCGCGATGGTGGCGGAGCCGCCGGCGAACGAGTGACCCACGATGACGGCAGGGCCGCCGAGGTCGTCGATCACGGCGAGCAGGTCGCCTGCCGTGTCGGTGCGCGTGTAGGACGCCCAGCCAGTACTGGACTCGCCGTGACCACGCAGATCCGTGCTGGCGACCCGGAATCCGCCCGTCGCGAGTCGGGCGGCAACGTCGCGATAGGCCGCCCTGTTGTCGCCCATGCCGTGGGCGAGCACGATCAGCGGGCCGTCGCCGGTCACGTCGTACGCGAGCTGTCCGCCGTCGATCGTCAGGAACTCGGTCATGATTCTCCTCGGGTTCAGTAGCCGCCGACACCGCCCGCGCCGCTCCCCGTCGAGCCGGTCCCGCCGACGTCCAGCTGGCCGTCCGGCCGGTCACGTCCGCCGCCCTGACTCCCACCGCCCCGCGTCCCGCCGCCCGACCGCCCCCCGACGAGCTCGTGGACGAGCATCACCACCAACGGCCACGCCACGAAGCCGAGGAACGGGAGACCGACGAACAGGAGGGTGCGACCGGCGCTCTTCTTGCCGCCGGGTGTCTCGACTCTCTGTCCCGCGAACGAGCCCGTCACGGAGACACCCTCGTCGCTCGGGACGGACGTCTTGACGACCGTCACATGTCGCGACCCGTGCATCCGCGCCGCACAGGGCGTGTCGCGCTCGCTCCAGGTGCACGCGACACCGGACATCGCGACGTCGCTGGTCACCGTCGCCTCCAACCGGTCGACCCGGCCGGGCCAGGACGGCGACACGGCGTCCAGCACGAACCCGTGGCCGAATCCCGGCGTGCGCATGCGGTACTCGAACGCGAACCGCTGCCGGCCGGTCCAGCCACCCTCGGGTGCGGCCACCCGCACGACCATGTGCCGGTCACCGAGCACACCGCGCTCGTTGCGCTCACGCACGCTCGTGCGCGCGCCGGCGGGTGCGTCGACCTCGATCCCGGACGTGCCGCGCCCGACGGCCGACCTGTCGTACGACTCCAGCAGGCTCCTGGTGAATCCCCGCGCCGGTCGGCTGCCGAAGTCGTACTCGAACACCTCGCGTACCGAGGCGACGCCGTTCGCACCGACATGCATCGAGACCGCGAGCCGTTCCACGTGCTCGCCGGGACGGGCGGGCCGTTCCCGCAACGGCTCAAGCCCGGGCGGGAGGAAGCCGAAGCACAGCATTCCCGCGACGTAGTAGGCGATCAGGAGGGAGACGACGACCACCGCCTTGCGGAGGTCGCGCCGCCGCTCGGCGCGTTCACGCGCGATGCGTGCCTCGAGCCGTGCACGTGCGGCGCGACCCGGCGCCCTGGCCAACAGTTCTCGTTCACGGCGGCGCCTGGCCGACGTGTACGTGGATCCGCCGCGTTTCCGTCCGGGCGGCGAAGTGGCGCCGGGCCGACGTGCCGGCCCAACGTCGTTGTCGCCCACCTCTCCAGTATGACCAGCAGCCAGGGTCCATGGTCGGTCCGACCAATCCACTTAGGGTAGCCTTACCTCAATTTCCCTGGTGAGAGCGGGTCGTGGTGGCCGAGTCGGCGGTCGAGGCACGTGCGGGTGACGGTGCCCGGCCGGCCGCGGCTCGGAACGTGGCTCGTGGCGCCGGCCTCCTGGCCGCGCTCGGCGTCCTGACCGCGTTGAGCGTGCTGGGCGTCTGGGTCGGGTCCGACCCGGTGCCCCTGCGGGCCGTGTGGGAGACCGTGGTCCGTTACGACGACACGAACGCCGACCAGCTGATCGTCGCCACCATGCGACTGCCCAGGATCGTCGTGGGTCTGCTCGCGGGCGCCGCGCTCGGACTCGCCGGCGCCGTCATGCAGGGCCTGGCGCGCAACCCACTGGCCGATCCGGGAATCCTGGGCGTGAATGCGGGCGCGTCGCTGGCGATGATGTGCGGCATCGGCGTGTTCGACGTCACCACGTTCGACGGCTACCTGTGGTTCGGCTTCGCCGGCGCGGCGCTCGCCGCCCTGCTCGTGCACCGGGTCGCATCGCTCGGCGGGAGCGGTGCGACGCCGGTCAAGCTCGTCCTGGCCGGCGCGGCCGTCAGCACCGCGTTCGGTTCGCTGACCACGGCCGTCCTGCTCACCCGCACCGAGGTCTTCGACCAGTTCCGGTTCTGGCAGGTCGGCTCGCTGGCCAACCGGAGTCTCGGCCTGTCCGCGCAGGCCGTGCCGTTCCTCGTCGTCGGTGGGCTGCTGGCCCTGATCAGCCGTCGGCTGCTCAACGTGCTCGCCCTCGGCGACGACGTGGCCCGCGGGCTCGGCGTGAACCTCGGCGTGGCGCAGGGCATCGCCGCGGTCGCCGTCGTCCTCCTCTGCGGCACGGCCACGGCGATCGCCGGGCCGCTCGCCTTCGTCGGCCTCGCCGTGCCACATGCGGCACGGCTGATCGCCGGGCCGGACTATCGCTGGATCCTGCCCTACTCGGCGGTGCTCGCTCCTGCGCTCCTCCTGTCCGCCGACGTCATCGGTCGGGTCGTCGCGCCACCCGGCGAGGTCCAGGTGGGCGTGGTCACCGCGGTCGTCGGCGCGCCCGTCCTCGTCCTCCTGGTGCGACGCGGGAAGCTGGTCCGGTCGTGACCGCCACGCGTCGACGAGACGACGAGCGGTCGGCCACGGACGTCGTCGCCGCCGTACGCCACGGGGACCTGGCCAGGTCCCGGACCGTGGTCCTGGCCCTGACGGGGATCGTGCTCGCACTGCTCGCCGTGGCACTCCTCGCAGGGAGTGTGTCGGTCACCGTGACGGACGTGTGGCTCGCGTTCCTCGGTCGCGGCGCACCGTCGGTGGAGTACATCGTGCGGGAGGTGCGCGAGCCGCGGGCGCTGACCGGGGTGCTGGCCGGGGCGGCGTTCGGCCTGTCCGGTGGGATCTTCCAGAGCCTCATCCGCAACCCGCTGGCGAGTCCCGACATCCTCGGCATCACGATGGGCGCCAGCGTCGCGGCCGTGATGTGCCTCCTGGTCGTCGGTGGGTCGGGCGTCGCCGTGACGGTCAGCGCTCTGTGCGGAGCCTTCGGCACCGCCTTCCTCATCTACCTGCTGGCCTGGCGCCGAGGGGTCAGCGGTCATCGGCTGGTGATCGTCGGCATCGGGGTGTCCGCGGTGCTCTCGAGCGTCGTGTCGTACGTGATGACCCGCTCGCAGGTGCGCGACGCGCAGCAGGCACTGGTCTGGCTGACCGGGAGCCTCGCCGCACGGACCTGGACCGACGTGCGACCCCTGGTCCTGGCGCTGGTCGTGCTGGTGCCGGCCGCGCTGGTGCTCGCCGCCGCGCTACGGCCCCTGCAGTTCGGTGACGAGACCGCCAGAGGGCTCGGCGTCGGGGTCGAACGGAGCAGGCTGGGGCTGGTCCTCGTCGCCGTCGCGCTCGCGGCCTTCGCCACCGCGGCCGCCGGCCCGGTCGCCTTCGTCGCGTTCATGTCCGCCCCCGTCGCGCGACGGCTGGTCGGCAGAGGCGGGCCGGCCCTGGTGCCGGCGGCCCTGGTCGGCGCGGTCGTCCTGCTCGGCTCGGACCTCGTGGCTCAACGGGTGCTCGGCGCCGTCACGCTCCCCGTCGGCGTGGTCACCGGCGTACTCGGCGCCCCCTATCTCCTGTGGCTGGTCGCCACCACCCACCGGATCGGATCCACCGGATGAACGGCCGTCGCGAAGGTCCCGGCGAACTCGAGATCGACGAGGTGTCGCTCGGCTACGAAGGCCGTCCCGTGGTCGACCGGCTGTCGGCGGGGATCCCGCGCGGGCGACTCGTCGCCATCGTCGGCCCGAACGCCTGCGGGAAGTCGACCCTCCTCCGTGGCATGGCCCGGTTGCTCACGCCGTCCTCCGGTGCGGTGCTCCTGGACGGCCGGGCCATCAGCACCATGCCGACCAGGCAGGTGGCGACGAGGCTCGGGATCCTGCCGCAGCATCCGGTCGCACCCGAGAGCGTGACGGTCACCGACCTGGTCGGTCAGGGACGGCACCCCTACCGCGGCTGGCTGCGGCGCTGGAGCCCGGCCGACGACGCGGCGGTGGCCGACGCCATGCGGGCCACCGACACGCTGGCACTGGCCGACCGCCTCGTCGACCAGCTGTCCGGTGGCCAGCGGCAGCGGGCCTGGATCGCGATGGCACTCGCGCAGCACACCGGCATCTTGTTGCTGGACGAGCCGACCACCTACCTCGACGTCACCCATCAGATCGAGATCCTCGACCTGCTCACCGACCTGAACCGCGCGAGCGGCGCCACGATCGTCATGGTGCTGCACGACCTCAACCTCGCGTGCCGGTACGCCGACCACCTGCTCGTCATGAAGGACGGCGGGATCGTGTCGACCGGCCGGCCGGCCGACGTGATCACCGAACGGCTGGTGGCCGAGGTGTTCGCACTGGACAGTCAGGTCATCACCGATCCGGTCTCCGGCGGCCCTCTCGTCGTCCCCTTCGGTCGCCATCACGGCGGCTCTCCCGACCCCACCGATGCCTTCGCACCCCCGAGCCCGAACCATGGAACGAGGTCAGAGTGACTGCACCGACGATCACCAGAGAACCCACCCGACGCCCTCTCCCGGAGCGGCTCGTGCCGTACGACGCCGTCGACCGGCGCGGCTTCCTCGCCGGCGGCGCCGGACTCGCCACGATCACGCTGCTCGGCGCCTGCGGCGAGTCCGACGACGGCGGCAGTCGAGCGACCGAGCGGCAGGTACGGACCGACAAGGGTCGGGTCGGCGTGCCGGTCAAGGTCGCGCGGGTCGCCTGCGCGGACTTCTTCGGCGCCTTCGCGGTGATCGACCTCGGCCTCGTGCCGGTCGCCGTGTCGGGCTCCGGCTACCAGGACACCGGACCGACGTACGCACCCAAGCTCGCCAAGGTGC includes the following:
- a CDS encoding alpha/beta fold hydrolase — translated: MTEFLTIDGGQLAYDVTGDGPLIVLAHGMGDNRAAYRDVAARLATGGFRVASTDLRGHGESSTGWASYTRTDTAGDLLAVIDDLGGPAVIVGHSFAGGSATIAAARRPELVTAIVEISPFTRPQKIELGALVSNARYRKGMALLMGTGVLRSLGLWKRYLDHAYPGTKPTGFADHVAALDVDLRRPGRMAVVSRMGMSAPTDAGAELADIVCPALVIEGTLDPDWADPGAEGAAVVAGMPEGLGSLEMIEGAGHYAHAQYPAEVTTAILAFLEAGEGGGASLV
- a CDS encoding iron chelate uptake ABC transporter family permease subunit; the encoded protein is MAALGVLTALSVLGVWVGSDPVPLRAVWETVVRYDDTNADQLIVATMRLPRIVVGLLAGAALGLAGAVMQGLARNPLADPGILGVNAGASLAMMCGIGVFDVTTFDGYLWFGFAGAALAALLVHRVASLGGSGATPVKLVLAGAAVSTAFGSLTTAVLLTRTEVFDQFRFWQVGSLANRSLGLSAQAVPFLVVGGLLALISRRLLNVLALGDDVARGLGVNLGVAQGIAAVAVVLLCGTATAIAGPLAFVGLAVPHAARLIAGPDYRWILPYSAVLAPALLLSADVIGRVVAPPGEVQVGVVTAVVGAPVLVLLVRRGKLVRS
- a CDS encoding iron chelate uptake ABC transporter family permease subunit, whose protein sequence is MARSRTVVLALTGIVLALLAVALLAGSVSVTVTDVWLAFLGRGAPSVEYIVREVREPRALTGVLAGAAFGLSGGIFQSLIRNPLASPDILGITMGASVAAVMCLLVVGGSGVAVTVSALCGAFGTAFLIYLLAWRRGVSGHRLVIVGIGVSAVLSSVVSYVMTRSQVRDAQQALVWLTGSLAARTWTDVRPLVLALVVLVPAALVLAAALRPLQFGDETARGLGVGVERSRLGLVLVAVALAAFATAAAGPVAFVAFMSAPVARRLVGRGGPALVPAALVGAVVLLGSDLVAQRVLGAVTLPVGVVTGVLGAPYLLWLVATTHRIGSTG
- a CDS encoding ATP-binding cassette domain-containing protein, which gives rise to MNGRREGPGELEIDEVSLGYEGRPVVDRLSAGIPRGRLVAIVGPNACGKSTLLRGMARLLTPSSGAVLLDGRAISTMPTRQVATRLGILPQHPVAPESVTVTDLVGQGRHPYRGWLRRWSPADDAAVADAMRATDTLALADRLVDQLSGGQRQRAWIAMALAQHTGILLLDEPTTYLDVTHQIEILDLLTDLNRASGATIVMVLHDLNLACRYADHLLVMKDGGIVSTGRPADVITERLVAEVFALDSQVITDPVSGGPLVVPFGRHHGGSPDPTDAFAPPSPNHGTRSE